AAGAGTCTGTTAAATTTTATAGATTGCTCTGGTTGTGTTATCGGAATGACAACCTTAGAAGAAGAACTAACAGATAGGTCTTTCTAACTTAAGTTGATGAACGGATTGTAGAAATTTTTTGCCAAATAATGGCGGAGGAAGATCGTTGTTGATAAAAAATAACTGTTCAGATTTTTGATTTTCAATTTTATCAAGAGGAACAATTAGAGAAATAAATTCAATTGATGCTAATTTTTCTTCAAGAGGTGGAAATAAATTTTCATTTAATTCTATACTTGTATATGAAGTAAAACAGCACTTAACATCCATTGAAGAAATAGAAACTGGATCTGATTCTTCAATAGGTACAGACTGACAGCACTCGGACTCGACAATTTCTTCAACTTCTGTTTTGCAGCAATCGTCCACAACATTAGAATTAGAGTGATCTTTTTCACATTCTGGAATTCCTAAAATAGAAACAGCACTAAAATTATGAGCTATGCAAATATGCTTATAAACATCAAACCCAAAACTGCTAAAAAGTAAAATAATAACAACTATTGATGTAAAAATATATTTGACTAAGTTTTTCAATTGCTAAATATGTATAATTGATTAATTCTACTTCTAAAATAGACTTTTTTATTAAAAACACAAGTGATTTATTCCTTTTTACTTTTAAAAGAATATAGTTATACCCAGACTTACGTTTGTACCTCGAATAAAAGTTCGATCCACAGTACCGTTTTGGCTGGAATTACGAATAGTAGTTCCCGATTCCTCACTTAATTCATTCACCAATTCGGAAGATTCTTTTGAAAATGTTAATCCATACTCCGCAGAAAATACGATGTTAGTTGTCAGCCTGTACTCTACACCTGCAATTATGTCTATTCCAAAACCTGTGGTTTTAATTTTACTGGTATATTTTCTCAGGTAAGATGAACCCAAATATTCATCATATCCTTCACTGTTGTATAAAGAAACGAATGGCCCACCACCAATAATTAAATCAAAATCATTATATCTTAAGATACTATGAAGATACTGAACAGAAATTTTAAAATTATAAAATTTAGAATATGTTGGTGGATTATTGGTGAGAGTATCAACCTTTTTCGTTATATCTTCATCCTGATTGCTAAAATTAGTTAACAAACCAACTCTTAATCCTGAATTATTATTAATCAGATATCGATAAGAAAAAGTATATCCATTAAAATTTGTGAGATTAAAAATATTGGTAACCTGAAATTGAATTCCGTGTTTCAAATCCATGTCTTTTGTTTTACAAGAATCCTGAGCAAATGATTGGTTGAATAATGCGATGAAGACGATAAGCAAAAAAAAGTTTTTCATAAATCTCCCTCTGTTTAAGTTGAAAACTATATAATAACTTATCATATTTTTATTTCAAACTCAATTTAATTTATGCTAGAATGGTTAGCAGTTAGCAAGTAAATTATTGGTTATGAAATAAATTTCTTTGTAAACTTTTGAAAATTAATAGCCTGAGTGTCTTTTGAAAAAAAAGGAGGTGCATTTCTGCACCCTAATTAAAAATTATAATTATGTAAAACTAATTTTTTATTTTGTAATCGTATAAAAATCCCTGACGTTTTTTAGCTTCTTCATCCCATTTAACTGTCGTGGTTCTCAGAAATTCCTGTTTAGCTTTGTTTAATTTTTCCATATCCAACCCAATATATTTTTGTGCCTTTTCTTTCGTAGATATATCAGGCATATCAATCGGATACTTAACACCAAGTTTTATAAATAATGCAGCAAGTAATCTGCGGGCTTCCCCGCCTTTATCTATAGACGTACCAAGAACCCTCATTGCTTCAACTGGCGAATGGAAACCTAACGCATTTGCGGCGGCAACCCAATCCCATCTCCATTGAGCATGACGAATCAATAATAAAATAGGTTTCATTTGCTCTTCAGTTGCACCGTTATCCCATGCAACTTTTGCTTCGATATGCGCTGCAGCGAGAGATTTCTCAGCTATTCTTCTCAACTCCTCAATTCTATCCTGCCTGTCATAAACATCCTGAACCAATCGAGCTGTTTCTTCTCTATGGCAGACCTGACAGGTATTTGCAACATTATTTAATGGTGATTGGATGTGATGATCTGTGAATTTGACTCCACCTTCAGTTTTATAAGGCATATGACAATCAGAACAGGAAACTCCACGAATAGCATGAATTCCTGTTTTAAACAATTCATAATCTGGATGCTGAGCTTTTAACATAGGTGTTCTACTTAATCCATTAGTCCAATCAGAAAAATCCATTGCATCATAATAAGCTTCCATTGAATCAGCACTGAATCCCCTATCCCAGGGGAATGTTAAATATTTTTCTTCCTTACCCTTAAAGTAATATTCAACGTGGCACTGTGCACAAACAAGCGAACGCATTTCCTGCCTGCTAAAACTGCTTATATCTTTTCCCTGTCGCTGAAATGCTTCTATTAAAGCAGGGCGAGTAATTCTTAAGTTCATTGTTTTAGGATCATGGCAGTCCTGGCAGCCAATCGGATTTACAATTTCACTCCCAAGATCTGTCCATTTCTTTTTGTAGAAGTTTGATACCCCAATTTCATTCATAACTCTTGGAACATCTGTGCTTTTACATGTCCAGCAAGTTGCCGGCATTGGACTGTTTTCATTATCACCTGTTCGTAAAATATTTCTAATATCTTCAATTGCATGGCCATGACCTCTGCCTTGATTATACTCTTTTGAAAAAGCGTAACCTGCCCACATAATCACAAGTTCAGGATATTCTTCAAGATAATCTCTATTAACTGAGCCGCCATGTTTACTTGCAAAAGTTGTGTCAAGAGTTTTTAAATAAGTTTCAAACTCGCGTGGATAATTTTCTCCCCATACCTCATTTCTTGGTTCCCAATCTTTAATAGGAGTTACCATTTGTAGAGTTGAAGATTCGCCTCTTCGCTCAATAATAGATGAGGCAAACAGACCAACTAAAAAAACAACTACGGCCGTGCCCAAAAATAACAGCCATCCTAACCAAGGTTTATTTTTTATAACTTCACTTACAGGTTTCATTGTAAATCCTAATAATATTATTAATATCTAATTTTTTTTTGTTCTAAAATATTTTCAATCCAATCAGGAATAAGCTTGGATAAACCAGGTACTTTTGCAAACGGAGCTGAAGATAAACTATTTACTCTTCCGTGAGGAACTTCTCTATGACAATCCCAGCAATATCCATCACCATCCTCCTGTATTTTTTGATTGCTAATTGAACGTAAGGAAATAGGATGAATCACATTTGAATGACATCGAATACAATTTTGCTGCACGGCATTTCTGCCCGCTTCTTTAATTCTAATTACCTGAGGTTCTAATCGGAATGTGTAAACATACGAATGCCTTAAACCATCAGAAGCCTTGAAAAAATATTTTTTAATAAAATTATCTTGCGGTACATGACAATCATTACAAACGGTAACTCTAACGTGGCTTCCATTCTGCCAGGTTGCATAGTATGAATTCATAACATGACAATTAACACAAGTTTCAGGTTTATCAGACAAATAAGATGTAGCACGACCTAAATGAAGCACTAAAAAAAATAAACCGACAAATACTCCCATACTAAATAAAACTCCAAAACGCCATTGTGGTGGTGGTTTGATTTTATCTATAACTTTTTTCATATAAAGAGATTACTCAGTTTTATTTTTGCAAGATTTGTTTGGTCTATTCTCATCAAATTTCTTTTCAATCATCTTTAACTCTTCTTCATTCAATAATAATTGAGCTTTTTCAAATAATATTCTTTCTTCTTTTCTAATATGGCCCTCAAGCAAGTTTCCTATTTCATCCAATTGATTAATCAAATCAGAATTTTTATCTAAAGCTAAAATTTTTTGTTTCAAAAGAATATGTTCATTTAGAATTTCAGAAATTAATTTATCAACTTCTTCGTTTTTCCCCTTTAGAAAAGGAAAAACTAATTCTTCTTCATCTTTAAAGTGCTGCACAAGATCATCAGTATAAACTTCTTG
The window above is part of the Ignavibacteriales bacterium genome. Proteins encoded here:
- a CDS encoding outer membrane beta-barrel protein, whose protein sequence is MKNFFLLIVFIALFNQSFAQDSCKTKDMDLKHGIQFQVTNIFNLTNFNGYTFSYRYLINNNSGLRVGLLTNFSNQDEDITKKVDTLTNNPPTYSKFYNFKISVQYLHSILRYNDFDLIIGGGPFVSLYNSEGYDEYLGSSYLRKYTSKIKTTGFGIDIIAGVEYRLTTNIVFSAEYGLTFSKESSELVNELSEESGTTIRNSSQNGTVDRTFIRGTNVSLGITIFF
- the nrfA gene encoding ammonia-forming cytochrome c nitrite reductase encodes the protein MKPVSEVIKNKPWLGWLLFLGTAVVVFLVGLFASSIIERRGESSTLQMVTPIKDWEPRNEVWGENYPREFETYLKTLDTTFASKHGGSVNRDYLEEYPELVIMWAGYAFSKEYNQGRGHGHAIEDIRNILRTGDNENSPMPATCWTCKSTDVPRVMNEIGVSNFYKKKWTDLGSEIVNPIGCQDCHDPKTMNLRITRPALIEAFQRQGKDISSFSRQEMRSLVCAQCHVEYYFKGKEEKYLTFPWDRGFSADSMEAYYDAMDFSDWTNGLSRTPMLKAQHPDYELFKTGIHAIRGVSCSDCHMPYKTEGGVKFTDHHIQSPLNNVANTCQVCHREETARLVQDVYDRQDRIEELRRIAEKSLAAAHIEAKVAWDNGATEEQMKPILLLIRHAQWRWDWVAAANALGFHSPVEAMRVLGTSIDKGGEARRLLAALFIKLGVKYPIDMPDISTKEKAQKYIGLDMEKLNKAKQEFLRTTTVKWDEEAKKRQGFLYDYKIKN
- the nrfH gene encoding cytochrome c nitrite reductase small subunit, translating into MKKVIDKIKPPPQWRFGVLFSMGVFVGLFFLVLHLGRATSYLSDKPETCVNCHVMNSYYATWQNGSHVRVTVCNDCHVPQDNFIKKYFFKASDGLRHSYVYTFRLEPQVIRIKEAGRNAVQQNCIRCHSNVIHPISLRSISNQKIQEDGDGYCWDCHREVPHGRVNSLSSAPFAKVPGLSKLIPDWIENILEQKKIRY
- a CDS encoding hemerythrin domain-containing protein encodes the protein MKRHPALIPLSQDHHQGLLLAQLIKKDAPNYNGLPKDLIGKMNYAQEVYTDDLVQHFKDEEELVFPFLKGKNEEVDKLISEILNEHILLKQKILALDKNSDLINQLDEIGNLLEGHIRKEERILFEKAQLLLNEEELKMIEKKFDENRPNKSCKNKTE